The Stomoxys calcitrans chromosome 3, idStoCalc2.1, whole genome shotgun sequence genome includes a region encoding these proteins:
- the LOC106095583 gene encoding coiled-coil and C2 domain-containing protein 1-like isoform X2, with translation MFSRKKPEPPKRRNHNLSQFGLTDIPDDFDPSIGVDGGDENDDDSDLEAELAAIAGGMKPRPKPKPKATLVAPIELDNMIAESLRDVESDDGGDDLENDDELLGELQGIAGPVDMQEEPNEAEVVEKPTPEEVQPSGEPELLLPTTVISVVDVIRQRIDMYKIAESNAKASGESAKARRFGRGLKTLNDFLKQANAGKDIKIEDIPPEVSVKPTTGNISDISNVASTVEESTPNVPVRRAPELPTLEKDEAVNEPEKEEPANLVNPIVQDMRVRQQEYKAAALQSKRSGDTAMALQFLKVVKQFDIVIKMCEDGQEVDLSDMPPPPDQFKEFIEKMQMSANQPPDATPISVPETAPVQPPSEVTSAGNMLEALQQRLDKYMSVEEAAKAEGNSSKARRFGRIVKQYEDAIKSYRNGKPVAYDELPVPPGFGPLPLDNSMPVTSQTTTNPTEPNAKSESPSPTTSPTALDKRPSAQRTDLTTRTSGNQTKNNLAEQQMKTLLERQKEYKMAALDAKKAGEIEQAKEYLKIYKGFDALLNAASSGLPVDLNSLPVPPSQRDNLEASFAIVAADDCDPDDDISDIGVRIEEQLAKQLMMCKNTRDHHKAMGDIAGMNRFENLALTVQKDLDLVRYSKRKKFPLPKFHYEKRSFNIVHCNTDLTDNELEIVVVRGLNYNVPNPKDVDTYVKIEFPLLNDESFKIKTALIKDTDSPEYKQNFKVEILRGNRQFQRIFKRQSVKFEVYSRGGFLRSDILIGTVTVKLQPLETKCDIHDTFDLMDGRKAVGGKLEVKVRVRNPILTKQMEHLNEKWLVLDT, from the exons ATGTTTTCTAGAAAGAAACCAGAACCGCCAAAACGGCGCAATCATAATTTATCGCAG tTTGGGTTAACGGATATACCAGACGATTTTGATCCCAGCATTGGGGTAGATGGTGGTGATGAAAATGATGATGACAGCGATTTAGAAGCTGAACTGGCTGCAATAGCTGGAGGTATGAAGCCAAGACCGAAACCAAAGCCTAAGGCCACTTTAGTAGCTCCGATTGAATTGGATAATATGATCGCCGAGAGTTTGAGGGACGTGGAGAGCGATGATGGGGGAGATGACTTAGAAAATGACGACGAGCTGCTTGGGGAGCTGCAAGGAATAGCTGGGCCGGTGGATATGCAAGAAGAACCCAATGAAGCCGAGGTTGTTGAAAAGCCCACACCAGAAGAGGTTCAACCGTCAGGTGAGCCGGAATTATTGTTACCGACAACTGTAATTAGTGTGGTTGATGTAATAAGGCAGCGAATCGACATGTACAAAATCGCTGAATCCAACGCAAAAGCTTCTGGCGAGAGCGCTAAAGCAAGAAGATTTGGACGTGGGTTAAAAACGTTGAACGATTTCCTAAAACAAGCGAACGCCGGTAAAGACATAAAGATCGAAGATATACCACCAGAGGTTAGTGTGAAACCTACCACTGGAAATATATCTGACatttcaaatgttgccagtacaGTTGAGGAAAGTACACCAAATGTTCCAGTTCGTAGAGCACCTGAACTTCCGACACTTGAAAAAGATGAAGCGGTAAATGAGCCTGAAAAAGAAGAACCGGCAAATTTAGTTAATCCAATTGTTCAAGATATGCGAGTTCGACAGCAAGAATATAAGGCAGCAGCTCTTCAGTCCAAAAGGTCTGGAGACACTGCTATGGCATTACAATTTCTTAAAGTTGTAAAACAGTTTGATATTGTTATCAAAATGTGCGAAGACGGCCAAGAAGTTGACCTAAGCGACATGCCCCCTCCGCCTGACCAATTCAAGGAATTcattgaaaaaatgcaaatgagTGCAAATCAGCCACCTGATGCCACACCAATATCTGTTCCTGAAACAGCACCTGTTCAACCCCCTTCGGAGGTAACAAGTGCTGGCAATATGTTGGAAGCACTACAACAACGTTTAGATAAGTACATGTCGGTGGAAGAAGCAGCTAAAGCAGAAGGGAATTCAAGCAAAGCTAGGCGTTTTGGTCGCATTGTTAAGCAATACGAAGATGCAATAAAATCTTATAGAAACGGCAAGCCCGTTGCTTATGACGAGCTGCCAGTACCTCCTGGATTCGGCCCGCTGCCATTAGACAACTCTATGCCCGTAACATCACAAACTACAACAAACCCTACAGAGCCTAATGCAAAAAGTGAATCTCCTTCACCAACGACCTCGCCAACTGCATTAGATAAAAGGCCTTCAGCACAACGAACTGATCTTACGACACGAACTTCTGGCAACCAGACTAAAAATAATTTGGCTGAACAACAAATGAAAACATTGTTAGAACgtcaaaaagaatataagatgGCTGCTTTAGATGCAAAGAAAGCCGGTGAAATTGAACAGGCTAAAGAATATCTGAAGATATATAAAGGGTTTGATGCTCTTTTAAATGCAGCAAGTAGTGGATTACCTGTTGATTTAAATTCG TTACCAGTGCCTCCATCGCAAAGGGATAACCTGGAAGCTTCTTTTGCTATAGTTGCTGCGGACGATTGTGACCCAGATGATGACATTTCCGATATTGGTGTTCGCATTGAGGAACAACTTGCTAAACAACTAATGATGTGCAAAAATACAAG AGATCACCACAAAGCAATGGGGGATATTGCgggtatgaatcgatttgaaaatTTGGCTCTTACTGTTCAAAAAGATTTAGATTTGGTACGATATTCTAAACGAAAGAAATTTCCACTGCCtaaatttcattatgaaaaaCGTAGTTTCAATATTGTCCACTGTAATACTGACTTAACCGATAATGAGTTGGAAATTGTGGTTGTGAGGGGTCTCAACTATAATGTGCCGAACCCAAAAGATGTTGATACCTACGTCAAAATTGAATTTCCTCTTTTAAAT GATGAATCGTTCAAAATCAAAACAGCATTGATAAAAGACACCGACAGTCCTGAATACAAGCAAAACTTTAAGGTTGAGATTTTACGAGGAAATCGGCAATTTCAGCGCATCTTTAAAAGGCAAAGTGTTAAATTCGAAGTCTATTCACGAGG